Proteins encoded in a region of the Pseudomonas syringae KCTC 12500 genome:
- the gcvH gene encoding glycine cleavage system protein GcvH, whose protein sequence is MSNIPAELRFAKSHEWARLESDGTVTVGISDHAQEALGDVVFVELPEIGTAFAAGDIAGVVESVKAASDIYSPVAGEVIEINEKLSGSPELLNSEPYSAWIFKLKPSDANGDLAELLDADGYKSAIGE, encoded by the coding sequence ATGAGCAATATTCCCGCCGAGCTGCGTTTCGCCAAAAGTCATGAATGGGCACGTCTGGAGTCAGACGGCACCGTGACTGTCGGCATCTCGGACCATGCACAGGAAGCACTGGGCGATGTGGTCTTCGTCGAACTGCCGGAAATCGGCACAGCGTTCGCTGCCGGTGACATCGCCGGTGTTGTCGAGTCGGTCAAGGCCGCTTCGGATATCTACTCGCCGGTTGCGGGCGAGGTTATCGAGATCAATGAAAAACTGAGCGGTTCGCCCGAGTTGCTCAACAGCGAGCCGTACAGCGCTTGGATCTTCAAGCTCAAGCCAAGCGACGCCAATGGCGATCTGGCCGAGCTGCTGGATGCCGATGGATACAAGAGCGCCATCGGCGAATAA
- a CDS encoding DUF2388 domain-containing protein, whose product MRLKFAVATVALLSIPMGSAMADTFWRNVLSSGATTGSTYLTFKDHKLIVAAQDDAGSFVASDGGIRGPFLEAAIEQVRKDNPGLKATDMELANAILDKNLVAENQ is encoded by the coding sequence ATGCGTCTCAAGTTCGCTGTCGCCACCGTAGCCTTGCTTTCCATCCCAATGGGTTCAGCGATGGCTGACACCTTCTGGCGTAATGTGCTGTCTTCCGGTGCAACCACCGGCTCGACTTACCTGACCTTCAAGGATCACAAACTGATCGTTGCCGCCCAGGACGACGCAGGCAGCTTCGTCGCCAGCGACGGTGGCATCCGCGGTCCGTTCCTGGAAGCGGCCATCGAGCAGGTACGCAAAGACAATCCAGGCCTGAAAGCCACCGACATGGAACTGGCCAATGCGATCCTGGATAAGAATCTGGTCGCTGAAAACCAGTAA
- a CDS encoding GspE/PulE family protein produces the protein MAALAPSSQDRWLDLNDVLRDLVAEGYLGQDDAETALTQRRSAVNIQLHPLEFLASLQFDDLKRPGKKLDVETLTAWLAKTCGQPYMRIDPLKINVAAVTPLMSYAFAQRHKILAVAVDRESVTIASAQPYVRSWEADLAHVLKLQIKRVVANPADIQRMAMEFFRLAKSVSGASASEQKMSNMGNFEQLLKLGASDQEPDANDAHIVNIVDWLFQYAFQQRASDIHIEPRREQGTVRFRIDGVLHNVYQFPAQVIMAIVSRLKSLGRMNVAEKRKPQDGRVKTTTPENREVELRLSTLPTAFGEKMVMRIFDPEVLLKDFDQLGFSSDDLRRWQEMTRQPNGIILVTGPTGSGKTTTLYTTLKKLATSEVNLCTIEDPIEMVEPAFNQMQVQHNIDLSFAAGVRALMRQDPDIIMIGEIRDLETAEMAIQAALTGHLVLSTLHTNDAPSAISRMLELGVPHYLLKATILGVMAQRLVRTLCPHCKAPINLNETDWQTLTRPWQAPVPPGAHQAVGCVECRDTGYRGRAGVYEIMVMSDNIKALISADLDLTAMRRQAFKEGTRSLRLSGAQKVSAGLTTLEEVLRVTPQSEQR, from the coding sequence ATGGCAGCCCTGGCCCCCTCTTCACAGGATCGCTGGCTTGATCTGAATGATGTGCTGCGTGATCTGGTTGCCGAAGGCTATCTCGGCCAGGACGACGCGGAAACGGCACTCACCCAACGTCGCAGTGCGGTGAACATCCAGCTGCATCCCCTCGAGTTTCTCGCTTCGCTGCAGTTTGACGACCTCAAGCGACCGGGCAAGAAGCTGGACGTGGAAACCCTGACCGCCTGGCTGGCCAAAACCTGTGGCCAGCCTTACATGCGTATCGACCCGCTGAAGATCAACGTCGCGGCGGTCACGCCACTGATGTCCTACGCCTTTGCCCAGCGCCACAAGATTCTGGCCGTGGCGGTCGATCGCGAATCGGTGACCATCGCCAGCGCGCAGCCTTATGTGCGCTCATGGGAAGCCGACCTGGCGCACGTGCTCAAGCTGCAGATCAAACGTGTGGTCGCCAACCCGGCAGACATCCAGCGCATGGCGATGGAGTTTTTCAGGCTGGCCAAGTCGGTCAGCGGTGCCAGCGCCTCTGAGCAAAAAATGAGCAACATGGGCAACTTCGAACAGTTGCTCAAGCTCGGTGCCAGCGATCAGGAGCCTGACGCCAACGACGCGCACATCGTCAATATCGTCGACTGGCTGTTCCAGTACGCCTTCCAGCAACGCGCCAGTGATATTCACATCGAGCCGCGCCGCGAACAGGGCACCGTGCGCTTTCGCATCGACGGGGTGCTGCACAACGTTTACCAGTTTCCGGCGCAGGTGATCATGGCGATTGTCAGCCGCCTGAAAAGCCTGGGCCGGATGAACGTCGCCGAAAAACGCAAACCACAGGACGGGCGGGTCAAGACCACCACGCCGGAGAATCGCGAAGTGGAGTTGCGCCTGTCGACCCTGCCGACCGCGTTTGGCGAAAAAATGGTCATGCGGATCTTCGACCCCGAGGTATTGCTCAAGGACTTCGACCAGTTGGGCTTTTCCAGTGACGACCTGCGGCGCTGGCAGGAAATGACCCGCCAGCCCAACGGCATCATTCTGGTCACCGGCCCGACCGGTTCGGGCAAGACCACCACGCTGTACACCACCCTCAAGAAACTGGCGACCTCCGAGGTCAACCTGTGCACCATCGAAGACCCCATCGAGATGGTCGAACCGGCCTTCAACCAGATGCAGGTTCAACACAACATCGACCTGAGCTTTGCCGCCGGCGTGCGCGCACTGATGCGACAGGACCCGGATATCATCATGATCGGCGAGATTCGCGACCTGGAGACGGCCGAAATGGCGATTCAGGCGGCGCTTACCGGTCACCTGGTGCTGTCGACGCTGCACACCAACGATGCGCCCAGCGCCATCAGCCGGATGCTCGAACTGGGTGTGCCGCACTACCTGCTCAAGGCGACCATCCTCGGCGTCATGGCCCAGCGTCTGGTGCGCACCCTTTGCCCACACTGCAAGGCGCCCATTAACCTCAACGAGACCGACTGGCAAACCCTGACGCGCCCCTGGCAGGCACCGGTGCCACCCGGCGCGCATCAGGCGGTCGGCTGCGTGGAGTGTCGCGATACCGGCTACCGGGGTCGGGCGGGTGTCTACGAGATCATGGTCATGTCCGACAACATCAAGGCATTGATCTCAGCGGACCTGGACCTGACCGCCATGCGTCGTCAGGCCTTCAAGGAAGGGACGCGCAGCCTGCGTCTGTCCGGCGCGCAGAAAGTCTCGGCGGGCCTGACTACACTTGAGGAAGTGCTGCGGGTAACACCGCAAAGCGAACAACGCTGA
- a CDS encoding Lrp/AsnC family transcriptional regulator — protein sequence MQIELDSYDRRILALLQEDASLSSAQIAEQVGLSQSPCWRRIQRLKDEGVIRRQVALLDRKKIGLNTQIFAEVKLNAHGRSNFTEFTDAIRGFPEVLECYVLMGSVDFLLRIVTPDIEAYERFFFEKLSLVAGIQEVNSTVALSEIKSTTSLPLLR from the coding sequence ATGCAAATCGAGCTGGACAGTTACGATCGCAGGATTCTGGCGCTGCTGCAGGAAGATGCTTCGCTTTCCAGTGCGCAGATTGCCGAGCAGGTCGGTCTGTCGCAATCACCCTGCTGGCGCCGCATTCAGCGGCTCAAGGATGAAGGGGTGATTCGCCGTCAGGTGGCGTTGCTGGACCGCAAGAAAATCGGTCTGAACACGCAGATATTCGCCGAGGTAAAACTCAACGCCCACGGGCGCTCCAACTTCACCGAGTTCACCGACGCGATTCGTGGCTTCCCGGAGGTGCTGGAGTGCTATGTGCTGATGGGGTCGGTGGATTTTCTGCTGCGCATCGTGACGCCGGATATCGAGGCGTACGAGCGGTTCTTCTTCGAAAAACTGTCGCTGGTAGCCGGCATCCAGGAAGTGAACTCGACAGTGGCCCTCTCCGAGATCAAATCCACCACCAGCCTGCCGCTGCTGCGCTGA
- a CDS encoding inorganic triphosphatase has product MQKETEIKLRVSRETLAALREHPLLKKRNKSGWERLELSNQYFDTPEGELAQAKVALRIRRDGDQIIQTMKTRGQSVAGLSERNEYNWDLSKAKLDLKKLEGDCWPEQLADLDKKTIKPLFTTDFVREKAEIAWGRGKAKVVIEAALDLGQVVAGKQKEEICELELELREGEPAALLELAAELAATLPLMPCDISKAERGYRLLDASSYSLSLQAPALTAETPLDDAYSALAWHLLGSSQRLAEQYRFNGHWRLLQDWVEMLAELRALTSSLGQAAPRTSTAQLRTALDALLEDWRPLVQAGQEDADVRGAAHEQFLEELQDTRWGEFSLNTSRWLLARSWTAERNTRGNRQGAALLSSWLPRLLGEEATSLQLSRYQQQPEDLAEQLPRIERIQSWLHWARGALDLPELDRLYGELRKLEELAHLDISDEVLDARVQQAITVFQSRAWKTLLRL; this is encoded by the coding sequence ATGCAAAAAGAAACTGAAATCAAACTCCGCGTCAGCCGCGAGACCCTCGCTGCACTGCGTGAACACCCGTTGCTCAAGAAGCGCAACAAGAGTGGCTGGGAGCGCCTTGAACTGTCGAACCAGTATTTCGATACCCCCGAAGGTGAGCTGGCGCAGGCCAAAGTCGCCCTGCGTATCCGCCGCGACGGCGATCAGATCATCCAGACCATGAAGACTCGCGGGCAAAGCGTGGCCGGTCTGTCCGAGCGCAATGAGTACAACTGGGACCTGAGCAAGGCCAAGCTGGACCTGAAAAAGCTCGAAGGCGATTGCTGGCCCGAGCAACTGGCCGATCTGGACAAGAAAACCATCAAACCGCTGTTCACCACCGATTTCGTGCGTGAGAAAGCCGAGATTGCCTGGGGCCGTGGCAAGGCCAAAGTGGTGATCGAAGCCGCACTGGACCTGGGTCAGGTGGTGGCCGGCAAGCAGAAGGAAGAAATCTGCGAGCTGGAGCTCGAGCTGCGTGAAGGCGAACCTGCCGCGCTGCTGGAACTGGCTGCCGAGCTGGCTGCAACGCTGCCGCTGATGCCGTGTGATATCAGCAAGGCCGAGCGCGGCTACCGTCTGCTCGATGCCAGCAGCTACTCGCTGAGCCTGCAGGCGCCCGCCCTGACTGCCGAAACGCCGCTGGACGACGCTTATTCCGCGCTGGCCTGGCATCTGCTGGGCAGCAGCCAGCGTCTGGCCGAGCAATACCGTTTCAACGGCCACTGGCGTCTGCTGCAGGACTGGGTCGAGATGCTCGCCGAACTGCGTGCTCTGACCAGCAGCCTCGGCCAGGCCGCGCCGCGCACCTCGACCGCACAACTGCGTACTGCGCTGGACGCCTTGCTGGAAGACTGGCGACCGCTGGTTCAGGCCGGGCAGGAAGATGCAGATGTCCGTGGTGCCGCCCACGAGCAATTCCTCGAAGAATTGCAGGACACGCGCTGGGGCGAGTTCTCGCTGAATACCTCACGCTGGTTGCTGGCCCGCAGCTGGACCGCCGAACGCAACACCCGCGGCAATCGTCAGGGCGCCGCGCTGTTGAGCAGTTGGCTGCCACGCCTGCTGGGCGAAGAAGCCACGTCCCTGCAATTGAGCCGCTATCAGCAGCAGCCGGAAGACCTGGCCGAGCAACTGCCCCGCATCGAGCGCATTCAGTCTTGGCTGCACTGGGCACGCGGCGCGCTGGACCTGCCGGAACTGGATCGCCTGTATGGCGAACTGCGCAAACTGGAAGAACTGGCGCATCTGGACATCAGCGACGAAGTCCTCGATGCCCGCGTGCAACAGGCAATCACCGTCTTCCAGAGCCGCGCCTGGAAAACCCTGCTGCGCTTGTAA
- the argE gene encoding acetylornithine deacetylase, translating into MPLPSMKDQFAALIAVPSVSCTQPSLDQSNRPVIDLLAGWLGDLGFACDIQQVSPGKFNLLATYGTGPGGLVLAGHSDTVPFDEALWKTDPLKLTEVDGRWVGLGSCDMKGFFALVIEAVRGLVDQPFKQPLLILATCDEESSMAGARALADAGRPLGRAAVIGEPTGLKPIRLHKGVMMERIDILGRSGHSSDPSLGHSALEAMHDAISELKGLRTQWQAKYRNPQFTVPQPTLNLGCIHGGDNPNRICGQCSLEFDLRPLPGMDPEMLRSAIRQKLQPLAELHQVQIDYAPLFPECAPFEQVADAELVRVAERLTGHTAAAVAFGTEAPYLQRLGCETLVLGPGDIACAHQPGEYLEMSRLDPTVRLLRQLIEHYCLTPQ; encoded by the coding sequence ATGCCGTTGCCGTCCATGAAAGACCAGTTCGCCGCGCTGATCGCCGTACCCTCGGTGAGCTGCACTCAGCCTTCCCTGGACCAGAGCAACCGTCCCGTCATCGATCTGCTGGCCGGTTGGCTGGGCGATCTGGGGTTTGCCTGCGACATCCAGCAAGTGTCGCCCGGCAAGTTCAATCTGCTGGCGACCTACGGAACAGGCCCAGGCGGTCTGGTACTGGCGGGGCACAGCGATACCGTGCCGTTCGATGAGGCACTGTGGAAGACCGACCCCTTGAAGCTGACCGAGGTGGATGGCCGCTGGGTCGGGCTGGGCAGTTGCGACATGAAGGGCTTCTTTGCGCTGGTCATCGAAGCGGTGCGTGGCCTTGTTGATCAGCCGTTCAAGCAGCCGCTGCTGATCCTCGCCACCTGCGACGAGGAAAGCTCGATGGCCGGTGCCCGCGCGCTGGCCGACGCCGGCCGCCCGCTGGGTCGTGCGGCAGTGATTGGCGAGCCGACCGGGCTCAAGCCGATCCGCCTGCACAAGGGCGTGATGATGGAGCGCATCGATATTCTCGGGCGCAGCGGCCATTCCTCCGACCCGAGCCTTGGGCACAGCGCACTCGAAGCCATGCACGACGCCATCAGCGAACTCAAGGGCCTGCGCACGCAGTGGCAGGCGAAGTACCGCAACCCGCAATTCACGGTGCCGCAGCCGACGCTGAACCTGGGCTGTATTCATGGCGGCGACAACCCGAACCGGATTTGTGGCCAGTGCTCGCTGGAATTCGACCTGCGCCCGCTGCCGGGCATGGACCCGGAGATGCTGCGCTCGGCCATTCGGCAGAAGCTGCAGCCGCTGGCCGAGCTGCATCAGGTACAGATCGACTACGCGCCATTGTTCCCCGAATGCGCGCCGTTCGAGCAGGTTGCTGACGCTGAACTCGTGCGTGTCGCTGAACGCCTGACCGGTCATACGGCCGCAGCAGTAGCATTCGGCACCGAAGCGCCTTATCTTCAGCGCCTCGGCTGCGAGACACTGGTGCTTGGCCCGGGCGACATCGCCTGCGCGCATCAGCCGGGGGAATACCTCGAAATGTCACGTCTTGACCCTACAGTGCGTCTGTTACGTCAATTGATCGAACATTACTGCCTGACGCCCCAGTGA
- the argA gene encoding amino-acid N-acetyltransferase, translating to MPEYVNWLRHASPYINAHRDCTFVVMLPGDGVAHPNFGNIVHDLVLLHSLGVRLVLVHGSRPQIESRLAQRGITPRYHRDLRITDTETLECVIDAVGQLRISIEARLSMDMAASPMQGSRLRVTSGNVVTARPIGVLEGVDYQHTGEVRRVDRKGINRLLDERHIVLLSPLGYSPTGEIFNLACEDVATRAAIDLAADKLLLFGAETGLLDEQGRLVRELRPQQVPAHLQRLGANYQAELLDAAAEACRGGVARSHIVSYAENGALLTELFTRDGGGTLVAQEQFEQVREAAIEDVGGLMDLITPLEEQGILVRRSREVLEREITQFSVVEREGLIIACAALYPIADSESGELACLAVNPEYRHGGRGDELLERIEHRARALGIKTLFVLTTRTAHWFRERGFEPSSVDRLPSARASLYNYQRNSKIFEKAI from the coding sequence ATGCCCGAATACGTCAACTGGCTTCGCCATGCGTCTCCGTACATCAATGCTCACCGCGATTGCACCTTCGTCGTCATGCTGCCCGGCGACGGCGTTGCGCACCCCAATTTCGGCAATATCGTCCACGACCTGGTCCTGCTGCACAGCCTGGGCGTGCGTCTGGTGCTGGTTCACGGTTCCCGTCCGCAGATTGAAAGCCGTCTGGCCCAGCGCGGGATTACGCCGCGTTACCACCGTGACCTGCGGATCACCGATACCGAAACGCTGGAGTGCGTGATCGATGCCGTGGGTCAACTGCGCATTTCGATCGAGGCGCGTCTATCGATGGACATGGCCGCCTCGCCCATGCAGGGCTCGCGGTTACGAGTGACCAGCGGCAACGTCGTCACCGCACGGCCTATCGGGGTGCTTGAGGGTGTCGATTATCAGCACACCGGAGAAGTGCGCCGGGTCGACCGCAAGGGTATCAATCGCCTGCTGGACGAGCGCCATATCGTGCTGCTGTCGCCATTGGGTTATTCACCGACGGGCGAGATTTTCAATCTGGCCTGCGAAGACGTCGCTACCCGCGCAGCCATCGATCTGGCCGCCGACAAACTGCTGCTGTTCGGCGCCGAAACCGGCTTGCTGGACGAGCAAGGCCGGCTGGTGCGCGAACTGCGTCCGCAACAGGTGCCCGCGCACTTGCAGCGCCTGGGTGCCAACTATCAAGCGGAACTGCTGGACGCTGCGGCCGAGGCTTGCCGTGGCGGCGTGGCGCGCAGCCATATCGTCAGTTATGCCGAGAACGGCGCGCTGCTGACCGAACTGTTTACCCGTGACGGCGGCGGCACGCTGGTCGCGCAGGAGCAGTTCGAACAGGTGCGCGAAGCGGCCATCGAGGACGTCGGCGGTTTGATGGACCTGATCACGCCCCTGGAAGAGCAGGGCATCCTGGTACGCCGCTCCCGCGAAGTGCTGGAGCGCGAGATTACCCAGTTCAGCGTGGTCGAGCGCGAAGGGCTGATCATCGCCTGTGCTGCGCTGTATCCGATTGCCGATTCGGAGTCGGGCGAGCTAGCGTGTCTGGCCGTCAATCCGGAATACCGGCATGGTGGCCGTGGCGACGAGTTGCTGGAGCGTATTGAACACCGTGCCCGGGCCTTGGGTATCAAGACCCTGTTCGTCCTCACCACCCGCACCGCACACTGGTTCCGCGAGCGCGGTTTCGAACCCAGCAGCGTCGACCGCCTGCCAAGCGCCCGCGCCTCGCTGTACAACTACCAGCGTAATTCGAAGATCTTCGAAAAGGCGATATAA
- a CDS encoding IS3 family transposase (programmed frameshift) has translation MGKYTEQAKLAAVKEYCAGKAGLRDVAHRHDVDFSCLRQWVAAYQIHGVAGLQEKKRQRYSDEFKLTVLKRMHDERLSLRQTAALFDIRQFGIIGLWQRHYEEGAFDASSKPPTKAGRPRKMTTALPPVNAPSIDDESRSRDELLAEVKQLRMEVDYPKKARCLGSEEATNSATEKAQIVTELRLGHSLGGLLKLAGLARSTFYYQQKVLQAGDKYAGLKDLIQTVFYDHKGRYGYRRITAALRRAGHLVNHKTVQKLMGQLGLKSLVRVKKYRSYKGEVGKAAPNILKRDFKAQHLNEKWATDVTEFKVGGQKLYLSPIMDLYNGEIISYAIARRPLYSMVDEMLEGAFKKLEPHEKPILHSDQGWQYRMPVYQRLLNEHSITCSMSRKGNCYDNAAMESFFGTLKSEFFYLNKFNNLDELHAGIDEYIEYYNQSRIKLKLNGLSPVEFRMQAAQAA, from the exons ATGGGTAAATATACAGAGCAGGCAAAACTCGCAGCCGTGAAAGAGTATTGTGCTGGCAAGGCAGGTTTGAGGGATGTTGCGCATCGCCACGATGTGGATTTTTCCTGCCTTAGGCAGTGGGTTGCGGCCTATCAGATTCATGGCGTAGCGGGCCTGCAAGAGAAAAAACGCCAGCGCTACAGTGACGAGTTCAAGCTGACTGTTTTGAAGCGCATGCATGATGAGCGTTTATCTCTGCGCCAGACAGCGGCCTTGTTCGATATCCGTCAGTTCGGCATCATCGGTCTATGGCAGCGCCATTATGAAGAAGGGGCCTTTGATGCCTCCTCCAAGCCACCCACAAAAGCCGGACGCCCAAGAAAGATGACGACTGCACTTCCGCCTGTGAACGCCCCCTCAATCGACGATGAATCGCGCTCGCGTGACGAGTTGCTTGCCGAGGTGAAGCAACTGCGGATGGAGGTCGACTATC CTAAAAAAGCTCGATGCCTTGGCTCAGAAGAAGCAACGAATAGCGCAACAGAAAAAGCGCAAATCGTAACCGAACTGAGACTGGGGCATTCTCTGGGTGGCCTGCTGAAGCTTGCCGGTCTGGCGCGCAGCACTTTTTACTATCAACAAAAGGTACTGCAAGCGGGCGATAAGTACGCCGGGCTGAAAGACCTGATTCAGACAGTTTTCTACGATCATAAAGGCCGGTATGGCTATCGTCGTATCACGGCGGCGTTGCGGCGCGCAGGCCATCTTGTGAACCACAAGACGGTGCAGAAACTGATGGGGCAGCTTGGCCTGAAGAGCCTGGTGCGAGTGAAGAAATACCGCTCTTACAAGGGCGAAGTAGGCAAGGCTGCGCCCAACATTCTCAAGCGTGATTTCAAGGCCCAGCACCTTAATGAAAAATGGGCCACGGACGTCACCGAGTTCAAAGTGGGAGGCCAGAAGCTCTATCTGTCGCCCATCATGGATCTGTACAACGGCGAAATCATTTCCTATGCAATCGCCAGGCGCCCGCTGTACTCCATGGTGGACGAAATGCTTGAAGGAGCGTTCAAGAAGCTTGAGCCGCATGAAAAGCCTATTTTGCACTCAGACCAGGGCTGGCAATATCGGATGCCTGTTTACCAACGATTACTCAATGAGCATTCGATCACATGCAGCATGTCGCGCAAGGGCAACTGCTACGACAACGCGGCTATGGAAAGTTTTTTTGGCACGCTGAAGTCCGAGTTTTTCTATCTGAACAAATTTAACAATCTGGATGAGCTTCATGCGGGCATCGACGAGTACATTGAGTATTACAATCAGTCACGCATCAAACTGAAACTTAACGGCCTGAGCCCTGTGGAGTTCAGAATGCAGGCCGCTCAGGCAGCGTAG
- a CDS encoding PLP-dependent aminotransferase family protein — MPDLSVAFPPTLTGIALDPNQGLSKQLYALLRQQVLDGRLSSGTRLPASRDLAHSLGISRNSVIRAYDQLYAEGFIEGRVGDGTYVAQLSEPGAAPRRTGRKKLSTNLPTGVSTGLHTGLSTIGSEIPSDSSSEVIHSPVLALLEKHHLHEPPTGRPRAFRVGVAAFDLFPFALWGKLYAAFWRKPDLAQLGYGSAAGDSRLRELIAVYLRSSRGLHCSAEQIVITSGAQHAISLCAQLLLTPGEGVAVENPGYRAAGHAFALAGARLHGVAVDNEGMRCADLEQADCRLAYVTPSHQYPTGVVMSLARRLELLAWAEKHQGWIVEDDYDGEYRYSGSPLAPLAALDRNARVLYVGTFGKIAFPALRLGYLVLPEPLVPVFSQRKAVDMRHTEIGVQAVMAQFIASGHFQRHILRMRRAALSRRNVLLDNWPADIPGCAAMPRVVAGLHVMVKVDSVAREQALIAKANGIGVEMNALSDYWLPDSTEPVDNRAGLVLGFAAVPEDEMVEALNRLREVWSE, encoded by the coding sequence ATGCCTGATCTCAGTGTTGCGTTTCCGCCCACACTCACCGGTATCGCGCTGGACCCGAATCAGGGCCTGAGCAAGCAGCTTTACGCCTTATTGCGCCAGCAGGTTCTCGACGGGCGTCTGAGCAGTGGCACACGCCTGCCAGCCAGTCGCGATTTGGCGCATTCACTCGGCATCTCCCGTAACAGCGTGATCCGGGCCTACGACCAGCTGTATGCCGAGGGTTTCATCGAGGGACGTGTCGGCGACGGTACGTATGTGGCTCAGCTCTCTGAACCAGGCGCCGCGCCTCGGCGGACCGGTCGCAAAAAACTATCCACCAACTTACCCACAGGTGTATCCACAGGGTTACACACAGGTTTGTCCACAATCGGGTCTGAAATACCGTCAGATTCCTCCTCTGAAGTTATCCACAGCCCGGTGCTCGCGCTGCTGGAAAAACATCATCTGCATGAACCACCGACGGGTCGTCCGCGGGCCTTTCGGGTCGGCGTAGCTGCGTTCGATCTTTTCCCCTTTGCCTTGTGGGGCAAGCTGTATGCCGCTTTTTGGCGCAAGCCGGACCTTGCTCAGCTCGGTTATGGGTCGGCTGCGGGAGACTCGCGGTTACGTGAACTGATTGCGGTCTACCTGCGCTCATCGCGCGGGCTGCATTGCAGCGCTGAGCAAATTGTGATCACCAGTGGTGCACAACACGCGATCAGCCTTTGTGCACAGTTGCTTCTTACCCCGGGCGAGGGCGTTGCCGTGGAGAATCCGGGGTATCGGGCGGCCGGTCATGCGTTTGCCCTGGCAGGTGCTCGATTGCACGGTGTGGCTGTGGATAACGAAGGCATGCGTTGCGCAGACCTTGAGCAGGCAGACTGCAGGCTGGCCTACGTGACGCCTTCACACCAATACCCGACCGGCGTGGTGATGAGCCTGGCGCGGCGTCTGGAATTGCTGGCCTGGGCCGAGAAACACCAGGGCTGGATTGTCGAGGATGATTACGACGGTGAGTATCGCTACAGCGGTTCACCCTTGGCGCCCCTGGCTGCGCTCGACCGCAACGCGCGCGTGCTCTACGTCGGCACGTTCGGCAAAATCGCCTTTCCGGCGCTACGCCTCGGGTATCTGGTTTTGCCAGAGCCACTGGTGCCGGTGTTCAGCCAGCGCAAGGCCGTGGACATGCGTCATACCGAGATAGGGGTTCAGGCGGTCATGGCGCAATTCATTGCGTCGGGTCATTTCCAGCGACACATACTTCGCATGCGGCGCGCGGCGCTCAGTCGTCGCAATGTGCTGCTGGATAACTGGCCGGCCGATATTCCGGGATGCGCGGCAATGCCCAGAGTGGTTGCCGGGCTGCATGTCATGGTCAAGGTCGACAGCGTGGCACGTGAGCAGGCGCTGATTGCCAAGGCCAATGGTATCGGGGTCGAAATGAATGCCCTGAGTGATTACTGGCTGCCTGATTCCACTGAGCCTGTGGATAACCGCGCCGGGCTGGTGCTGGGGTTTGCCGCAGTGCCCGAGGACGAGATGGTCGAGGCATTGAACAGGCTGCGCGAGGTCTGGTCCGAGTAG